A window of the Tessaracoccus sp. MC1865 genome harbors these coding sequences:
- a CDS encoding citrate synthase — translation MTDNGVLKYGDLELDLPIVEATQGNNGFDVSKLLSSTGLTTLDPGFVNTASCTSAITFIDGDKGILQYRGYPIEQLAEKATFIEVAYLLIYGELPTQAELDEFYGKISRRMTLDERLRELYRSFPRGAHPMQVLAAGVTALGAFHREHLDVHNPEHVEESSLRLLGSMPTLAAYAYKSSIGAPFLYPQTKLGYVENYLRLSFGTPSEEYEIDPDVVRAFETLFILHADHEQNASTSTVRLVGSADANIYASMSSGVAALSGPLHGGANQAVLEMLREISAEGLNIKDFVSQVKDKKSGVKLMGFGHRVYKNYDPRAKIIKGHADTLLRSTDKNNHLLDMALELEETALNDEYFIERKLYPNVDFYTGLIYEAMGFPASHFTALFALGRLPGWIAQWREQHADPHRKIGRPRQIYVGEKERDYRPINER, via the coding sequence ATGACCGACAACGGAGTCCTCAAATACGGGGATCTCGAGCTCGATCTGCCGATCGTGGAGGCCACACAGGGGAACAACGGTTTCGACGTCAGCAAACTGCTGTCGAGCACGGGGCTCACCACCCTGGACCCTGGCTTCGTTAACACAGCGTCGTGCACTTCGGCCATCACATTCATCGACGGCGACAAGGGGATCCTGCAGTACCGCGGGTACCCCATCGAACAGCTCGCAGAGAAAGCCACCTTCATCGAAGTGGCCTACCTGCTCATCTACGGCGAACTGCCCACCCAGGCAGAACTCGACGAGTTCTACGGCAAGATCTCCCGCCGCATGACCCTCGACGAGCGACTCCGTGAGCTGTACCGCAGCTTCCCGCGGGGGGCCCACCCCATGCAGGTGCTCGCTGCCGGTGTCACCGCATTGGGTGCGTTCCACCGCGAACACCTCGACGTGCACAACCCGGAGCATGTGGAGGAGTCGTCGCTCAGGCTCCTCGGCTCCATGCCGACGCTGGCGGCCTACGCCTACAAGTCGTCCATCGGCGCGCCGTTCCTCTACCCCCAGACCAAGCTGGGCTACGTCGAGAACTACCTCCGCCTCTCCTTCGGCACGCCGTCGGAGGAGTACGAGATCGACCCCGACGTCGTACGTGCCTTCGAGACGCTGTTCATCCTCCACGCAGATCACGAGCAGAACGCCTCCACCTCGACGGTGCGCCTCGTCGGCTCTGCAGACGCCAACATCTACGCCTCCATGAGCTCCGGTGTGGCGGCCCTGTCCGGCCCGCTGCACGGCGGCGCCAACCAGGCGGTCCTCGAGATGCTGCGTGAGATCAGCGCCGAAGGCCTCAACATCAAGGACTTCGTGTCCCAGGTGAAGGACAAGAAGTCCGGCGTGAAGCTGATGGGCTTCGGCCACCGCGTGTACAAGAACTACGACCCGCGGGCCAAGATCATCAAGGGCCACGCCGACACGCTCCTGCGCAGCACTGACAAGAACAACCACCTCCTCGACATGGCCCTGGAGCTGGAGGAGACGGCGCTGAACGACGAGTACTTCATCGAGCGCAAGCTGTACCCGAACGTCGACTTCTACACGGGCCTGATCTACGAGGCGATGGGCTTCCCCGCGTCGCACTTCACCGCTCTGTTCGCTCTCGGCCGGCTCCCAGGCTGGATCGCGCAGTGGCGTGAGCAGCATGCGGACCCGCATCGCAAGATCGGCCGCCCGCGCCAGATCTACGTCGGTGAGAAGGAACGCGACTACCGGCCGATCAACGAACGCTGA
- a CDS encoding DUF6458 family protein, whose product MRIGSGIILMAIGAILVWAVDAEVPYVSLDMIGYILIAAGVIGLIWALLASQRTRVTEARTVQDPNTGETVHRAESHDGL is encoded by the coding sequence ATGCGAATCGGTTCTGGCATCATCCTCATGGCCATCGGCGCCATCCTGGTGTGGGCCGTCGATGCTGAGGTGCCTTACGTCAGCCTCGACATGATCGGCTACATCCTGATCGCCGCCGGCGTCATCGGGCTCATCTGGGCACTTCTGGCCTCGCAGCGCACCCGCGTCACCGAGGCCCGCACCGTCCAGGATCCCAACACGGGCGAGACGGTGCACCGCGCTGAATCGCACGACGGTCTCTGA
- a CDS encoding MFS transporter produces the protein MSTSAIPDITPSPETTGALSSAQASKGKVFSWALWDWGTQPFATVITTFVFAVYLTSSAFGPKDEVTMKLAWATGIAGLFIALLAPVLGQGSDRSGKRMFHLRWQTWLLAAICAAMYFVAPAPEYFLLGAILLGAGNVVSEIANVNYYAAIDQVSTPRNVGRVSGLGWGLGYLGGISILLLIIALMGSGFDADQVRLSMLLCGAWTLVFSIPIFIAIKDRRPAHPAPSLGIVGSYRALFSSIKRLSRTAPNTLFFLIAAALFRDGLAGVFTFGGVLAAGTFGFEFSEVVIFGVAANVVAGVSTILFGLLDDRLGPKSVIIGSLVALVLLGLGVFVFHDGGKPVFWGLGLAMCLFVGPAQSASRSFLARLIPKGMSGEMFGLYATTGRAVSFLAPLMFGLAIALGLAVTGAGDEESAQHWGILGIVLVLLIGLIVALFVKEPPKHTLPPEDELVAARVG, from the coding sequence GTGAGCACATCCGCAATCCCAGACATCACGCCGTCGCCCGAGACGACCGGTGCCCTTTCCTCGGCGCAGGCCAGTAAGGGCAAGGTCTTTTCGTGGGCACTGTGGGATTGGGGAACACAGCCTTTCGCCACGGTCATCACCACCTTCGTCTTCGCGGTCTACCTGACCAGTTCGGCCTTCGGCCCGAAGGACGAGGTCACGATGAAGCTGGCCTGGGCCACGGGGATCGCCGGGCTGTTCATCGCCCTGTTGGCCCCGGTGCTGGGCCAGGGATCAGACCGTTCCGGCAAGCGGATGTTCCACCTCAGATGGCAGACCTGGTTGCTGGCCGCCATCTGCGCCGCGATGTACTTCGTGGCGCCCGCCCCCGAGTACTTCCTGCTGGGCGCCATCCTCTTGGGCGCGGGCAACGTCGTCTCCGAGATCGCCAACGTCAACTACTACGCGGCCATCGACCAGGTGTCGACCCCGCGCAACGTGGGCCGCGTCTCCGGCCTCGGATGGGGCCTCGGCTACCTGGGCGGCATCTCCATCCTGCTGCTCATCATCGCGCTCATGGGCTCCGGCTTCGACGCGGACCAGGTGCGCCTGTCGATGCTGCTGTGTGGCGCCTGGACGCTGGTCTTCTCCATCCCGATCTTCATCGCGATCAAGGACCGCCGGCCGGCGCATCCCGCGCCGTCGCTGGGCATCGTCGGCTCCTACCGGGCCCTCTTCAGCTCCATCAAGCGGCTGTCCCGCACCGCGCCCAACACGCTGTTCTTCCTGATCGCCGCAGCACTCTTCCGCGACGGGCTGGCCGGCGTCTTCACCTTCGGTGGCGTGCTTGCGGCCGGCACCTTCGGGTTCGAGTTCAGCGAGGTGGTGATCTTCGGCGTCGCCGCCAACGTCGTGGCCGGCGTCTCGACGATCCTCTTCGGCCTGCTCGACGACCGCCTCGGCCCCAAGAGCGTGATCATCGGCTCGCTCGTCGCGCTGGTGCTGCTCGGGCTGGGGGTGTTCGTGTTCCACGACGGCGGCAAGCCCGTGTTCTGGGGCCTCGGCCTGGCCATGTGCCTGTTCGTGGGCCCGGCGCAGTCCGCCAGCCGTTCCTTCCTCGCCCGCCTCATCCCCAAGGGCATGAGCGGCGAGATGTTCGGCCTCTACGCGACAACGGGCCGGGCCGTGAGCTTCCTGGCCCCGCTCATGTTCGGCCTGGCGATCGCGCTCGGGCTCGCGGTGACGGGCGCCGGCGACGAGGAGTCCGCGCAGCACTGGGGAATCCTCGGCATCGTCCTGGTGCTGCTGATCGGCCTGATCGTGGCGCTGTTCGTGAAGGAGCCGCCGAAGCACACGCTGCCTCCCGAGGACGAGCTCGTTGCCGCCCGCGTGGGCTGA